The proteins below are encoded in one region of Phalacrocorax aristotelis chromosome 13, bGulAri2.1, whole genome shotgun sequence:
- the GDAP1L1 gene encoding ganglioside-induced differentiation-associated protein 1-like 1, translating to MATPNNVTPTNCSWWPISALENDAGKSTEGEENQDPTDPTLKSQDRLVLYHWTQSFSSQKVRLVIAEKGLPCEERDVSMPLMEHKEPWFMRLNLGEEVPVIIHRDNIISDYNQIIDYMEKNFTGENVIQLIPEPGSLLHSRVLQYRELLDSLPMDAYTHGCILHPELTTDSMIPKYATAEIRRHLANASTELMKLDHEEEPQLSEPYLSKQKKLMAKILEHDNVNYLKKILGELGMVLDQIEAELEKRKLEYQGQKCELWLCGCVFTLADVLLGATLHRLKFLGLSKKYWEDGSRPNLQSFFDRIQKRFAFRKVLGDIHTTLLSAVVPNAFRLVKRKPPSFFGASFLMGSLGGMGYFAYWYLKKKYI from the exons ATGGCGACTCCCAATAATGTTACTCCCACCAACTGCAGCTGGTGGCCCATCTCGGCGCTGGAGAACGACGCAGGGAAATCCACCGAGGGGGAGGAAAACCAGGACCCAACAGACCCCACTCTCAAATCCCAGGACAGACTGGTTTTGTACCACTGGACCCAGTCCTTCAGCTCacaaaag GTGCGGCTGGTCATCGCGGAGAAGGGGCTGCCCTGCGAGGAGCGGGACGTCAGCATGCCCCTGATGGAGCACAAGGAGCCCTGGTTCATGCGGCTCAACCTGGGGGAGGAGGTGCCCGTCATCATCCACAGGGACAATATAATCAGTGATTACAACCAGATCATTGACTACATGGAGAAGAACTTCACGGGAG AAAATGTCATCCAGCTGATCCCTGAGCCGGGCAGCCTGCTGCACTCACGGGTGCTGCAGTACCGTGAGCTGCTGGACTCGCTCCCCATGGACGCCTACACGCACGGCTGCATCCTGCACCCTGAGCTCACCACCGACTCCATGATCCCAAAGTACGCGACCGCTGAGATCCGCA GACATTTAGCTAATGCCAGCACGGAGCTGATGAAGCTGGACCACGAAGAGGAGCCGCAGCTGTCAGAGCCCTACCTCTCCAAGCAAAAGAAGCTCATG GCCAAGATCCTGGAGCACGACAATGTGAACTACTTGAAGAAGATCCTTGGTGAACTGGGGATGGTGCTAGACCAGATCGAGGCtgagctggagaagaggaaactggAGTACCAAG GGCAGAAGTGTGAACTTTGGCTCTGCGGATGTGTCTTTACTTTGGCCGATGTCTTGTTAGGAGCCACCCTGCACCGCCTCAAGTTTCTGGGACTCTCTAAGAAATACTGGGAAGATGGCAGCAGACCTAACTTACAGTCCTTCTTTGACAGGATACAAAAACGCTTCGCCTTCAGGAAAGTTCTGGGAGATATACATACCACGCTCCTCTCCGCAGTGGTACCTAATGCCTTCAGGCTGGTCAAGCGGAAACCTCCCTCCTTCTTCGGAGCCTCCTTCCTGATGGGATCTCTTGGGGGAATGGGATATTTTGCTTATTGgtacttaaagaaaaaatacatctaG
- the LOC142064015 gene encoding oxidative stress-responsive serine-rich protein 1-like: protein MKTEAKDGEEESLQTAFKKLRVDTAGSTASVSVGEGTSPRALVRTVADETKPKNVCTSKETWHGSMKKPSRGVVRTQRRRRSKSPILHPPKFIHCSTKSHSTCNQLVHKSQTDAVDGSSGLGMPVPKDVCAHERCSIAPDVGQKGADVESLGASVTQSASENRQNSPAAVSLVSKASLKTTELSDFQSMSKLNTNKPCACADKACQCKRWQDMEVYKFSGLQNTLPLAPDRRTVSEDHSQSLPPRTPSSSPRSCSEQARAFVDDVTIEDLSGYMEYYLYIPKKMSHMAEMMYT from the exons atgaaaacagaagctaaggatggagaagaggaaagcCTGCAGACAGCATTCAAGAAACTAAGGGTTGACACAGCTGG GTCTACTGCTTCTGTATCTGTGGGTGAAGGGACAAGTCCAAGAGCACTAGTTAGAACAGTGGCAGATGAAACCAAACCTAAGAATGTGTGTACTTCTAAGGAAACCTGGCATGG GTCTATGAAGAAGCCTTCAAGAGGAGTTGTGAGAACCCAGCGTCGCAGGCGTTCCAAGTCTCCAATTCTTCATCCTCCAAAGTTTATCCACTGCAGCACAAAATCACATTCCACGTGCAACCAACTAGTGCACAAGAGCCAGACTGATGCCGTGGACGGCAGCAGTGGGCTTGGGATGCCAGTCCCAAAGGATGTTTGTGCACATGAACGATGCAGTATTGCTCCTGATGTTGGCCAGAAGGGAGCTGATGTTGAGTCTTTGGGAGCTTCTGTTACACAGTCGGCATCAGAGAACAGACAGAACTCTCCAGCTGCCGTTTCTCTAGTATCCAAAGCAAGCCTAAAGACTACGGAGCTTTCTGACTTTCAGTCTATGTCCAAGCTGAACACAAATAAGCCGTGTGCGTGTGCAGATAAAGCCTGTCAGTGTAAACGATGGCAAGATATGGAAGTGTACAAATTCTCTGGCTTGCAGAACACCCTTCCGTTGGCACCTGATAGAAGAACAGTTTCTGAGGATCACTCCCAGTCTTTGCCACCAAGAACTCCCTCAAGTTCTCCACGCTCTTGCTCTGAGCAAGCCAGGGCCTTTGTGGATGACGTGACTATCGAAGATCTTTCAGGATACATGGAATATTACTTGTATATTCCAAAGAAGATGTCTCACATGGCAGAAATGATGTACACCTGA
- the LOC142064017 gene encoding oxidative stress-responsive serine-rich protein 1-like: MDLEAKDEEEESLQTAFKKLRVDAAGCTAALSVGDGTVLRTPTRAAVDGAKQQPVCSKEAWHGCVRKPSRGSARVPRRRRSKSPVLHPPKFTYCSMKANNQLKHRMQADTSKGSISSDIFVAADRGTKDRHDPHFEAGDDRTEPLEAFTAEEPLENSGENYPAPSSSFETSLHSSQTSDFQSLSMLSNGKQCPCTDKKCQCKQWRTMEVYSFSGLRSVLSECEKAVLGVHAQSLQNRSPCGAASSGSPRSCSEQARAFVDDVTIEDLSGYMEYYLYIPKKMSHMAEMMYT; the protein is encoded by the exons ATGGACTTGGAGGCTaaagatgaagaggaagagagtCTGCAAACAGCCTTCAAAAAGCTGAGAGTGGATGCAGCAGG ATGTACTGCAGCTCTGTCTGTGGGCGATGGGACGGTTCTCAGAACACCGACGAGAGCAGCCGTGGATGGAGCCAAGCAGCAGCCTGTCTGCTCAAAGGAAGCGTGGCATGG GTGTGTGAGAAAGCCTTCCAGAGGATCGGCACGAGTCCCACGTCGCAGGCGCTCCAAGTCTCCTGTCCTGCATCCTCCCAAGTTTACGTATTGCAGTATGAAAGCCAACAACCAGCTGAAACACAGAATGCAGGCCGACACGTCAAAGGGTAGTATCAGTTCAGACATTTTTGTTGCAGCAGATCGCGGTACAAAGGACAGGCACGATCCTCACTTTGAGGCCGGTGATGACAGAACTGAACCTCTGGAAGCTTTCACCGCTGAAGAGCCTTTGGAGAATTCGGGAGAGAACTACCCTGCTCCCTCCTCATCCTTTGAAACTAGCTTGCATTCTAGCCAGACCTCAGATTTCCAGTCCTTATCCATGCTTAGCAACGGCAAGCAGTGCCCTTGTACGGACAAGAAATGCCAGTGCAAACAGTGGCGAACCATGGAAGTGTACTCTTTCTCTGGCTTACGGAGCGTCCTGTCGGAATGCGAAAAGGCAGTCCTAGGAGTCCATGCCCAGTCACTTCAAAATCGATCCCCGTGTGGGGCAGCCTCGTCAGGTTCTCCCAGATCTTGTTCTGAGCAAGCTCGAGCCTTTGTGGATGACGTGACTATCGAAGATCTTTCGGGATACATGGAATACTACTTATATATTCCCAAGAAAATGTCTCACATGGCAGAAATGATGTACACCTGA